One Centroberyx gerrardi isolate f3 chromosome 6, fCenGer3.hap1.cur.20231027, whole genome shotgun sequence genomic region harbors:
- the hic1 gene encoding hypermethylated in cancer 1 protein isoform X2 yields MLDAMEVPSHARHLLLQLNSQRTKGFLCDVIIVVQNALFRAHKNILAASSLYLKSLVVHDNLINLDHEMVSPGVFRVILDYIYTGRLSEGDPTSPTEPNLGAVLAAASYLQLLDLVALCKKKLKRNGKYPPRSAPAFLPYAKMGPNNMGLGSGGRYRVSTPVIQSCPPGGIVNSHTARAPPLEELVPHPLAIHAGELYAPTSNPGSQVFPSALPAQLGLRSAHSDRNCSPIYGLDLSKKSPNSQSQHTPSQSHLAHTLPHNDEEREGALSGRTSPMTGTNGRAYPGDKMDTSDQASSLPPPPFPHLNQSLGPHLPHLHRSSSQGTDHYPCPPSPDTPTEAGEAGREIGNIYRWVKHEPLSYTAEDEEEDEDDEEGGGNGDQEGHHQHHNHHKAGEESEGADDKSGSGSEETGSSEGRPSPPGAMGRFHMPYEPESFGDNLYVCIPCDKGFPSSEQLNAHVETHTEEELYGNSGGEMGNSNNSNTKNISSNANGYGSLNSSSSLNNLSHLENKSNQGLSAGGIGEMIRPYRCSSCEKSYKDPATLRQHEKTHWLTRPYPCSICGKKFTQRGTMTRHMRSHLGLKPFACDACGMRFTRQYRLTEHMRIHSGEKPYECQVCGGKFAQQRNLISHMKMHSSGGAAGGLTTDGKLKLDFAEGIYPLSKYTAEHLGLKQEKANELLIQAQQQLVADAKAMESLYPLSKLAAEHLGLTHDKMDVLGQALPPQSLSEGRTIDRYSPS; encoded by the coding sequence ATGCTGGATGCCATGGAAGTTCCAAGTCATGCTAGgcatctcctcctgcagctcaaCAGCCAGCGCACCAAGGGCTTCCTGTGTGATGTTATTATTGTGGTGCAGAACGCCCTCTTCAGAGCTCACAAGAACATTCTGGCTGCCAGCAGCCTCTACTTGAAATCTCTGGTGGTCCATGACAATCTCATCAACCTTGACCACGAGATGGTGAGTCCAGGGGTCTTCCGGGTCATTCTGGACTACATCTACACGGGCCGCCTGAGTGAAGGCGACCCCACCTCTCCCACTGAACCCAATCTAGGCGCTGTCTTGGCGGCAGCCAGCTACCTTCAGCTGCTCGACCTAGTGGCTCTGTGCAAGAAGAAGCTGAAAAGAAATGGCAAGTACCCTCCCCGCTCAGCTCCTGCATTTCTGCCCTATGCAAAGATGGGGCCCAATAATATGGGTTTAGGGAGTGGTGGCAGGTATAGGGTTTCTACTCCTGTCATTCAGTCCTGCCCTCCAGGAGGAATTGTGAATAGCCACACGGCCCGCGCACCACCACTAGAGGAGCTAGTTCCCCATCCACTAGCCATTCACGCCGGGGAGCTGTATGCTCCCACCTCCAACCCGGGCTCTCAGGTGTTCCCGTCAGCTCTGCCTGCCCAGCTCGGCCTGCGCTCAGCCCACTCTGACAGGAACTGCTCCCCCATCTACGGCCTCGACCTCTCCAAGAAAAGCCCCAACTCCCAGTCTCAGCACACGCCCTCCCAGTCCCATCTGGCACACACTCTGCCGCACAACGATGAGGAGCGAGAGGGGGCTCTGAGCGGCCGCACCAGTCCCATGACAGGGACTAACGGAAGGGCCTACCCCGGAGACAAGATGGACACATCTGACCAGGcaagctctctccctcctccccccttcccccatCTCAACCAATCCCTTGGTCCTCACCTGCCCCACCTCCATCGCTCAAGCTCCCAGGGCACCGACCACTACCCATGCCCCCCCAGCCCCGACACCCCCACGGAGgctggagaggcaggcagagagatagGCAACATCTACCGCTGGGTGAAACACGAGCCACTGTCATACACAGccgaagatgaagaggaggatgaagatgacgAGGAGGGGGGTGGAAATGGAGACCAGGAGGGCCACCACCAGCATCACAACCACCACAAGGCCGGGGAGGAGAGTGAAGGGGCGGACGACAAGAGCGGGTCAGGCAGTGAGGAGACAGGCAGTAGTGAAGGCCGCCCGTCCCCTCCTGGAGCCATGGGGAGATTCCACATGCCCTACGAGCCAGAGAGCTTTGGGGACAATCTATATGTCTGCATCCCCTGCGACAAGGGCTTCCCCAGCTCTGAGCAGCTCAACGCAcatgtggagacacacacagaggaggagctgtACGGCAACTCTGGTGGGGAGATGGGAAACAGCAATAACAGCAACACCAAAAACATCAGCAGCAATGCTAACGGTTATGGGagcctgaacagcagcagcagtttgaacaATCTGTCCCACCTGGAGAATAAGTCCAACCAGGGCCTGAGTGCAGGGGGCATAGGGGAGATGATCCGGCCCTACCGCTGCTCCAGCTGCGAAAAGTCCTACAAAGACCCGGCCACACTGCGCCAGCATGAGAAGACCCACTGGCTGACACGGCCTTACCCCTGCAGCATCTGTGGCAAGAAGTTCACGCAGCGTGGCACCATGACACGCCACATGCGCAGCCACTTGGGCCTGAAGCCTTTTGCCTGTGACGCCTGTGGCATGCGCTTCACCCGCCAGTACCGTCTCACCGAGCACATGCGCATCCACTCCGGGGAGAAGCCCTACGAGTGCCAGGTGTGTGGGGGAAAGTTTGCCCAGCAGCGCAACCTCATTAGCCACATGAAGATGCACAGCAGCGGCGGGGCTGCAGGGGGCCTGACTACAGACGGGAAGCTGAAGCTGGACTTTGCAGAGGGCATCTATCCTCTGAGTAAATACACAGCAGAGCACCTGGGGCTGAAGCAGGAAAAGGCCAACGAGCTTCTAATCcaagcccagcagcaattggtGGCCGATGCCAAGGCCATGGAGAGCCTCTACCCGCTGTCCAAACTGGCCGCAGAGCACCTGGGCCTCACCCATGACAAGATGGATGTCCTGGGCCAGGCCCTGCCCCCGCAGTCCCTCTCTGAAGGCCGCACCATTGACCGCTACTCACCCAGCTAA
- the hic1 gene encoding hypermethylated in cancer 1 protein isoform X1, whose amino-acid sequence MIIKGDLDRMAEDIGHAGGGLKTMLDAMEVPSHARHLLLQLNSQRTKGFLCDVIIVVQNALFRAHKNILAASSLYLKSLVVHDNLINLDHEMVSPGVFRVILDYIYTGRLSEGDPTSPTEPNLGAVLAAASYLQLLDLVALCKKKLKRNGKYPPRSAPAFLPYAKMGPNNMGLGSGGRYRVSTPVIQSCPPGGIVNSHTARAPPLEELVPHPLAIHAGELYAPTSNPGSQVFPSALPAQLGLRSAHSDRNCSPIYGLDLSKKSPNSQSQHTPSQSHLAHTLPHNDEEREGALSGRTSPMTGTNGRAYPGDKMDTSDQASSLPPPPFPHLNQSLGPHLPHLHRSSSQGTDHYPCPPSPDTPTEAGEAGREIGNIYRWVKHEPLSYTAEDEEEDEDDEEGGGNGDQEGHHQHHNHHKAGEESEGADDKSGSGSEETGSSEGRPSPPGAMGRFHMPYEPESFGDNLYVCIPCDKGFPSSEQLNAHVETHTEEELYGNSGGEMGNSNNSNTKNISSNANGYGSLNSSSSLNNLSHLENKSNQGLSAGGIGEMIRPYRCSSCEKSYKDPATLRQHEKTHWLTRPYPCSICGKKFTQRGTMTRHMRSHLGLKPFACDACGMRFTRQYRLTEHMRIHSGEKPYECQVCGGKFAQQRNLISHMKMHSSGGAAGGLTTDGKLKLDFAEGIYPLSKYTAEHLGLKQEKANELLIQAQQQLVADAKAMESLYPLSKLAAEHLGLTHDKMDVLGQALPPQSLSEGRTIDRYSPS is encoded by the coding sequence GTGGCGGACTAAAGACGATGCTGGATGCCATGGAAGTTCCAAGTCATGCTAGgcatctcctcctgcagctcaaCAGCCAGCGCACCAAGGGCTTCCTGTGTGATGTTATTATTGTGGTGCAGAACGCCCTCTTCAGAGCTCACAAGAACATTCTGGCTGCCAGCAGCCTCTACTTGAAATCTCTGGTGGTCCATGACAATCTCATCAACCTTGACCACGAGATGGTGAGTCCAGGGGTCTTCCGGGTCATTCTGGACTACATCTACACGGGCCGCCTGAGTGAAGGCGACCCCACCTCTCCCACTGAACCCAATCTAGGCGCTGTCTTGGCGGCAGCCAGCTACCTTCAGCTGCTCGACCTAGTGGCTCTGTGCAAGAAGAAGCTGAAAAGAAATGGCAAGTACCCTCCCCGCTCAGCTCCTGCATTTCTGCCCTATGCAAAGATGGGGCCCAATAATATGGGTTTAGGGAGTGGTGGCAGGTATAGGGTTTCTACTCCTGTCATTCAGTCCTGCCCTCCAGGAGGAATTGTGAATAGCCACACGGCCCGCGCACCACCACTAGAGGAGCTAGTTCCCCATCCACTAGCCATTCACGCCGGGGAGCTGTATGCTCCCACCTCCAACCCGGGCTCTCAGGTGTTCCCGTCAGCTCTGCCTGCCCAGCTCGGCCTGCGCTCAGCCCACTCTGACAGGAACTGCTCCCCCATCTACGGCCTCGACCTCTCCAAGAAAAGCCCCAACTCCCAGTCTCAGCACACGCCCTCCCAGTCCCATCTGGCACACACTCTGCCGCACAACGATGAGGAGCGAGAGGGGGCTCTGAGCGGCCGCACCAGTCCCATGACAGGGACTAACGGAAGGGCCTACCCCGGAGACAAGATGGACACATCTGACCAGGcaagctctctccctcctccccccttcccccatCTCAACCAATCCCTTGGTCCTCACCTGCCCCACCTCCATCGCTCAAGCTCCCAGGGCACCGACCACTACCCATGCCCCCCCAGCCCCGACACCCCCACGGAGgctggagaggcaggcagagagatagGCAACATCTACCGCTGGGTGAAACACGAGCCACTGTCATACACAGccgaagatgaagaggaggatgaagatgacgAGGAGGGGGGTGGAAATGGAGACCAGGAGGGCCACCACCAGCATCACAACCACCACAAGGCCGGGGAGGAGAGTGAAGGGGCGGACGACAAGAGCGGGTCAGGCAGTGAGGAGACAGGCAGTAGTGAAGGCCGCCCGTCCCCTCCTGGAGCCATGGGGAGATTCCACATGCCCTACGAGCCAGAGAGCTTTGGGGACAATCTATATGTCTGCATCCCCTGCGACAAGGGCTTCCCCAGCTCTGAGCAGCTCAACGCAcatgtggagacacacacagaggaggagctgtACGGCAACTCTGGTGGGGAGATGGGAAACAGCAATAACAGCAACACCAAAAACATCAGCAGCAATGCTAACGGTTATGGGagcctgaacagcagcagcagtttgaacaATCTGTCCCACCTGGAGAATAAGTCCAACCAGGGCCTGAGTGCAGGGGGCATAGGGGAGATGATCCGGCCCTACCGCTGCTCCAGCTGCGAAAAGTCCTACAAAGACCCGGCCACACTGCGCCAGCATGAGAAGACCCACTGGCTGACACGGCCTTACCCCTGCAGCATCTGTGGCAAGAAGTTCACGCAGCGTGGCACCATGACACGCCACATGCGCAGCCACTTGGGCCTGAAGCCTTTTGCCTGTGACGCCTGTGGCATGCGCTTCACCCGCCAGTACCGTCTCACCGAGCACATGCGCATCCACTCCGGGGAGAAGCCCTACGAGTGCCAGGTGTGTGGGGGAAAGTTTGCCCAGCAGCGCAACCTCATTAGCCACATGAAGATGCACAGCAGCGGCGGGGCTGCAGGGGGCCTGACTACAGACGGGAAGCTGAAGCTGGACTTTGCAGAGGGCATCTATCCTCTGAGTAAATACACAGCAGAGCACCTGGGGCTGAAGCAGGAAAAGGCCAACGAGCTTCTAATCcaagcccagcagcaattggtGGCCGATGCCAAGGCCATGGAGAGCCTCTACCCGCTGTCCAAACTGGCCGCAGAGCACCTGGGCCTCACCCATGACAAGATGGATGTCCTGGGCCAGGCCCTGCCCCCGCAGTCCCTCTCTGAAGGCCGCACCATTGACCGCTACTCACCCAGCTAA